The genomic window ACCCATTTGTTGGTAAATTAGCATTTACAAGAGTTTATTCAGGTGTTATGCAAAGTGGATCATACGTATTAAACTCAACAAAGGGAAAGAAAGAAAGAATAGGAAGACTTGTTAAGATGCACGCTAATTCAAGAGAAGAAGTAGAAGCATTAGAAGCAGGTGAATTAGGTGCTATTATAGGATTAAAGAATACTACAACAGGAGATACTCTTTGTTTAGAAAATGATCCAATAATATTAGAAGCAATGGAATTCCCAGAACCAGTTATATCTGTAGCTATCGAGCCAAAGACAAAAGCTGGTCAAGAAAAGATGGGATTAGCATTAGCTAAGTTAGCAGAAGAAGATCCTACATTTAAGACTTACACTGATCAAGAAACTGGTCAAACAATCATTGCTGGTATGGGTGAACTTCACTTAGAAATCATCGTTGATAGATTAACTAGAGAATTTAAAGTTGAATGTAACGTTGGCGCTCCACAAGTTGCATACAAGGAAACTATCAGAAAAGGTGTTAAAGCTGAAGCTAAATATGCTAAGCAATCAGGTGGTAAGGGACAATACGGTCACTGTGTTATCGAAATGGAACCAACAGAAGGCGAATATGCTTTTGAAAATGCTATAGTTGGGGGAGCTATTCCAAGAGAATATATTCCTGCTATAGACAATGGTATCCAAGAAGCCGCTAAGAGCGGGGTTATAGCTGGTTATGAAACTATTAACTTTAAGGTTAAATTAGTTCATGGATCATACCATGATGTCGATTCATCAGAAATGGCCTTCAAGATTGCTGGATCAATGGCATTCAAAAATGCTATGGCTAAAGCAGACCCAGTATTACTTGAACCAATGATGAAGGTTGAAGTTACAATTCCAGAAGAATACATGGGAGATGTAATGGGAGACATCAACTCAAGAAGAGGTAGAATTGAAGGAATGGAAGCAGTTAATGGTGCTCAAATCATTAGATCATTTGTTCCGCTATCAGAAATGTTTGGATATGCAACTACTTTAAGATCAAGAACTCAAGGTAGAGGTACTTATTCAATGGTATTTGACCATTTCGAAGAAGTTCCAAAGAGCATTCAAGAAAAGATTAAGGGTGAAAGATAATTCACTTTAATACTAACTATAGTATTGTTATTCATATTAATATGAATAACAATACTGAAAGAATACCTTCATTATATAGTAAATAGAAGAAGGAAAAATTCACATAACTATAGAAAATTAGAACGGGATTAGATATAATATCTAAGAAGGTTCATATAATTAATTTCCATAGAGGAGGAATTTACAATGGCAAAGCAAAAATTCGAAAGAAGTAAACCACACGTAAACATTGGAACAATCGGTCACGTAGACCACGGTAAGACAACATTAACAGCTGCAATCACAACTGTTTTAGCAAACAGAGGATTAGCAGAATCATTCAAATATGATGAAATTGATAAGGCTCCAGAAGAAAAAGAAAGAGGAATCACAATCAATACAGCACACGTTGAATACCAAACAGACAACAGACACTATGCACACGTTGACTGTCCAGGACATGCTGACTACGTTAAGAACATGATCACTGGAGCAGCACAAATGGATGGAGCAATCCTAGTTTGTTCAGCAGCAGACGGTCCAATGCCACAAACAAGAGAACATATACTACTAGCATCAAGAGTTGGTGTTGACTATATCGTAGTATTCTTAAACAAGGCAGATATGGTAGATGACGAAGAATTATTAGAATTAGTAGAAATGGAAGTTAGAGAATTATTATCAGAATACAACTTCCCAGGAGATGATATTCCAGTAATCAAGGGATCAGCTTTAGTAGCATTAGAAAACCCAACAGATGAAAAATCAATCGCTCCAATCTTAGAATTAATGGAAGCAGTAGATAGCTACATTCCAACACCAGAAAGAGCAACAGATAAGCCATTCTTAATGCCAGTAGAAGATGTATTCACAATAACTGGTAGAGGAACAGTTGCAACAGGAAGAGTTGAAAGAGGAGTTCTTCATGTAGGAGACGAAGTAGAAATCGTTGGATTATCAGAAGAAAGCAGAAAAGTAGTAGTAACAGGAATAGAAATGTTCAGAAAGTTACTAGACGAAGCACAAGCTGGAGATAATGTTGGAGTACTTTTAAGAGGTGTTCAAAGAACAGATATCGAAAGAGGTCAAGTATTAGCAAAGACTGGATCAGTTAAGCCACACAGCAAGTTCGTAGGTCAAGTATACGTACTTAAGAAAGAAGAAGGTGGAAGACATACTCCATTCTTCGATGGATACAGACCACAATTCTACTTCAGAACAACAGACGTTACTGGATCAATCAAATTACCAGACGGAATGGAAATGGTTATGCCAGGAGACCACATTGATATGAACGTTGAATTAATCACTCAAGTAGCAATGGATGAAGGATTAAGATTCGCTATCAGAGAAGGTGGAAGAACTGTAGGTTCAGGAGTTGTTACTAGCATAATAGAATAATTTTATTTTAAGTAATAACAAATTTAATTATATATAAATAGCGCTAAAAAGTGATCACTATTAAGAAAGAGTAAGGGGACGCCTTTACTCTTTCTTTTTTTAATGTACAGGAAAGTATAAAAATTTTGAAGGCTGAAAATTAGATATTATCTAGCTTTTAGCCTTCAAATATGTTAGATTAATTAATTATAAATTAGAGGTTTAACAGATGAAAAAAGGTAAGATAAAAAGAATATTAGAAGACCATTGGAAAGAGTTTGAAAAGTTATATAAAAATAAGATTAGACCTAATGTTAAAAAGGAAGTAGAAAAAGTTTTAAAGTGTAAAGATACAAAGTATGGATTTATTGAATTGAAGTGTAATAATTGTAATACTACAAAGAGAATCGGATTTACATGTAAAAGTAGATTTTGTACTTCATGTGGAAAGATTTATACGGATAATTGGATTGATAATATGTTGGGAAATTTAATAAATGTTAGGCATAGACATATAGTTTTTACTATACCAAAAGAATTAAGAGAATTCTTTGGACTGGATAGACAAAGACTTAAGATATTGCCGAAGTGCGCAGCGAGAGCTGTTACGAGTTGGATGCATAGTTTAAATAGAAAGGAGGAATTCACACCAGGTATAGTAACTGTAATACATACATTTGGAAGAGATTTAAAGTGGAATCCTCATGTACATATGATGGTTACAGAAGGAGGGAGAGGAAATATAACAGAATGGAGGCATATAAGGCACATATCTTATGAATCATTAAGAAAAAGATGGCAAAAGGTTTTGTTAGATGAAATAACTTATATAAATGGAAATACAAAAGAAATTAAATTACTAAAAAATAAACTATATAAAGAGAAAGATAAAGGTTTTTATGTTCATGCTAAAACTGAGATAAAATCAGCGAAGACAGCAGCAAAATATGTAGGGAGATATGTGGGACGTCCTGCGATAGCGGAATCAAGGATTCTTAAATATGATGGTGAAAATGTGACTTATAAATATACTAGACATGAAGATAATAAGGTCATAGTTGAAACTGTACATGTATATGAGTTCATAAAAAGAATAATAAGACATATTCCAGAGAAAAATTTTAAAATGATAAGATACTTTGGAATTTATTCTAGAAGAAGCAAAGGAAAATTTAATTTTATAAAAATGATAGATGAAAAGATATTAAGTATAAGAAGATCTATAGCAACTTGGGAGAATAGAATACTGGCAATAAGTGGTGTAAATCCGTGTAAATGTCCTAACTGTGGTAATAAAATGAGATTTCATGATATTGTATATCCTAAATATGGGTCCATGAGGGAACGGCTGAGAATTAAGATTATAGAAGAGAATGAAGAAAAATTAGAAAAGGCTATAGAAAATTATGCTATTACTAAACGTATATTAAGTGGTAAAATAATTCCGAAAACAACTTAGTTGGAGGAAGTAAGATGAAAACAGAGGAAATATTATATATTTGTACTATTTGCGGAGCTAAAGAAAATATTCCTAAAGAAGTAGTTGAATATTTTGATGAAATGGATCAAAGCAATGTTGATGAACCACCATGCTTTTCATGTGAAAAGTGCGGAGGAGTAATGAGGCCTAAAGAGTATACTGGAGTATATGGAATAAAGTATTAATTAATAGGAAAAATATAGCATAGAACAGATATCGGTTCTATGCTTCTTAAGGTACTTAAAATTAAATTCCCGAAGGGAGCGTGGCGAAAGCCACTTTTTTATTATAAAAAAGAATGATTAAGTTATCTGAAATTTAGGTATAATATTAAGTAGAAATGTTATAATCCAAATATTACAATAAAAAATATGTTGATAAAAATATAAAAGCCTAATAAAATATAATTACTGAGAAAAATGTGATTTAAAATTAATGAAAAAATTAATTTGAAAAAAAATGAAAAAAGGCTAAAAAAGTCTTGAAAATACTATGTAAAGATAGTATAATGAAGAAGTTGTATAGCGAACAGCGATGAGTCAAGAGGTTGCCGGACTTCCGGGTTAATTCTTGATGAGTATGTTAGGATCTAGAATCCAACGACAGGGGTTTTGTAATTCTTTGTGTGTTTTAATAGGAAACACCAGGAACAGTTTATAGAACAACCGCTGTTGTGCGTTAGAAGTAAAGCGTACATGAAAAGGAGGGAAACCAAGATGTCAAAACAAAAAATAAGAATCAGATTAAAGGCTTTTGATCACACAATATTAGATCAATCAGCTGAAAAGATCGTTGAAACAGCAAAGTCAACAGGAGCTAAAGTTGCAGGTCCAGTACCACTACCAACTGAGAAAGATGTTGTTACTATATTAAGAGCTGTTCACAAATATAAAGATTCAAGAGAACAATTCGAAATCAGAACACACAAGAGATTAATCGATATAGTTAATCCATCACCTAAAACAGTTGATGCTTTAATGAGATTAAACTTACCAGCTGGTGTTGATATCGAAATTAAGCTATAATAGCTATTATTAAATAAACAGTTTGAACGGTTATGATTGTTATTCAATCCGCTAATACGTTTAGGAGGTGTAAATACATGAAAAAGGCTATATTAGGAAAGAAAATAGGAATGACTCAAATATTTGATGAAAATGGAAAAGTTATTCCAGTAACAGTAGTAGAAGCTGGCCCATGTGTTGTTGTTCAAAAGAAGACTATCGAAAAAGATGGTTATGAAGCAATACAAGTAGGTTTCGGAGATGTTAGAGAAAAGCTTGTTAACAAGCCAAAGAAAGGACATTTTGCTAAGGCGGGTGTATCTTTAAAGAGAAGATTAAAAGAATTCAGATTAGAAGATTGTTCAACTTATGAAGTTGGTCAAGAATTTAAAGCTGACATATTTGCAGCAGGAGAAAAAATTGATGTATCAGGAGTTTCTAAAGGTAAGGGATTCCAAGGTGTTATCAAGAGATGGAATGCTAATAGAGGACCTATGACTCACGGTTCTAAATTCCACAGAGCAGTTGGTTCAATGGGAGCTTCATCAGATCCATCAAGAACTTTCAAGAACAAGAATATGCCAGGGCATATGGGTGCTGTTAACACAACAGTAATAAACTTAGAAGTAGTTAAGGTTATAGCTGAAAAGAACTTAATACTAATTAAGGGTGGTATCCCAGGACCTAACAAAGGTACAGTAGTAATAAGAAACGCAGTTAAAGCTTAATTCTGTAGAAAGGAGGAAACAGGATGCCTACAGTAGGATTATTTAATCAAGAAGGAAAACAAGTTGGAGATATCCAATTAAATGATAATGTGTTCGGAGTTGAAGTTAATCAAGATGCAATGCACCAAATGGTTGTTGCTTTATTAGCTAACAAGAGACAAGGAACTCAATCAGCTAAGACTAGAGCTGAGGTTAGAGGAGGCGGAATTAAGCCTTGGAGACAAAAGGGAACTGGTAGAGCAAGACAAGGTTCTATTAGAGCACCACAATGGATCAAAGGTGGTATAGTATTCGCACCAAAACCAAGAGATTACAGAATGTCAGTACCAAAGAGCATGAGAAGAGTAGCTATGAAGTCTGCTTTAACTAGCAAGGTACAAGAAGGAGAAATGATAGTTTTAGAAAACTTAACATTTGAAGCTCCTAAGACTAAGAACATGGTTGAAGTTTTAAAAGCTTTCGAAGCTAAGAAGACTTTAATAGTAACTGCGGAATCAAACGAAGCAGTTTACAAATCAGCAAGAAACATTGCAGGTGTTGAAGTAATGCCAGTTAACAACATTAATGTTTATGATTTATTAAAGTTCCAAAAATTAATCATAACTAAGGATGCTGTATCAAAAATCGAGGAGGTGTACGCATAATGAAAATGACAAGCCATGATATCATAAGAAAGCCTGTTATAACTGAAAAAAGTATGGCTGCTATGGCAGAGAAAAAGTACACTTTCATAGTTCACATAAACGCTAATAAGGTTCAAATAAAAAGAGCTGTTGAAGAAGTTTTTGGCGTTAAAGTTGAAAATGTTCAAACATTAAGAACTATGGGAAAAACTAAGAGAATGGGCGTACATGTAGGAAAAAGAGCTGACTTTAAGAAAGCTATCATCACATTAACTGAAGATAGCAAGAATATTGAATTCTTTGAAGGAATGCAATAATTTAAAGTAAAGCGAGTTATTGGTACATAGTACCAGATAAGCTGAAAGAAGGAGGGAATTTACATGGCAGTTAAAAAGTTTAGACCGACTACACCATCAAGAAGAGAAATGACTATGGCTACTTTTGAAGAAGTAACTACTAGCTCACCAGAAAAATCACTTCTTGTATCTTTAAAGAAAAGTGGCGGTAGAAATGCTCAAGGTAAAATAACTGTTAGACACCACGGTGGTGGAGCTAAGAGAAAATATAGAATAATAGATTTCAAAAGAAATAAGGATGGTATCCCAGCAAAGGTTGCTAGTGTAGAATACGATCCAAACAGAACAGCATACATTGCATTAGTTGTATATGCTGATGGTGAAAAGAGATATATAATCGCTCCAGTAGGATTAAAAGTTGGAGATGTTGTTGTTTCTGGACCAGAAGCTGATATAAAAGCAGGAAATGCTCTTCCATTAAGAAACATACCAGTTGGTACTTTTGTTCATAACATTGAGTTACAAGCAGGTAAGGGTGCTCAAATGGTAAGATCAGCAGGAACTACTGCACAATTAATGGCTAAAGAAGGAAATTATGCAACATTAAGATTACCTTCAGGTGAAATGAGATATGTAAGAATTGAGTGTAGAGCTACAATTGGAACAGTTTCAAATACTACTAATGATATAATTAACATAGGTAAAGCTGGTAGAAAGAGACATATGGGATGGAGACCTACAGTTAGAGGTTCAGTAATGAATCCTTGCGATCACCCTCATGGTGGTGGTGAAGGTAGATCACCAATCGGTAGACCAAGTCCAGTTACTCCATGGGGTAAACCAGCACTTGGATACAAGACTAGAAAGAATAAGAAGTATTCAGATAGATTCATAATAAAGAGAAGAAACGATAAGTAGTATGAAGAGAATCTCTAGTTCTCTTCATGGCTTGTCAACCTAGAGATTATGAAGGGAGGCAAATTATAGTGAGTAGATCAACAAAGAAAGGACCTTTCGTACACGAAGGACTTTTAAAGAAAATCGAAGAAATGAATGCTAGTGGAGAAAAGAAGGTTGTTAAGACTTGGTCAAGAAGTTCAACTATCTTTCCACAAATGATTGGTCATACAATCGCTGTTCACGACGGAAGAAAGCATGTACCTGTTTTCATAACTGAAGATATGGTTGGACAAAAACTTGGTGAGTTCGCTTTAACAAGAACTTATAGAGGACACGATTATGACGAAAAAGCGTCAAGAAAAAGAAAGTAATCCCGGAAAGGAGGAACATAAATGGAAGCTAGAGCTATAGCTAAATATGTGAGAATGTCTCCAATGAAAGTAGGAGTAGTTCTTGATTTAATAAGAGGAAAGAATATTCAAGAGGCTTTCGCTATATTACAATATACTCCAAAAGATGCAGCAGTAGTTATAAACAAGGTTTTAAAATCAGCTGTTGCAAATGCAGAAAATAATCATGAAATGGACGTAGAAAGATTATACGTTGCTGATGCATTCGTAGGTCAAGGTCCAACATTAAAGAGATTTAGACCTCACGCTCAAGGTAGAGCATTTAGAATCAACAAGAAAACAAGTCATATAACACTTGTAGTTAAAGAAAGAGCTTAGAAAAAAGGAGGGAAAACAAGTGGGTCAAAAAGTACATCCTCACGGACTTAGAGTAGGTGTTATCAAAGATTGGGATGCTAAATGGTATGCTTCAAAGAAGAACTTTGCAGACAATCTAATAGAAGATAACAAAATCAGAGAATTCGTAAAGAAAGATCTTTACTCAGCTGGTATTTCAAAAATTGAAATCGAAAGAGCTGCTAAGAGAATAAAGTTAAATATACACACTGCTAAACCTGGTGTTATCATCGGAAAAGGTGGATCTGGAATAGAAGCATTAAAAGTTAAATTAGCTAAAATAGTTAGTAACAAAAATATACTAATTAACATAGTTGAAGTTAGAAATGCAGACGCAAATGCTCAATTAATGGCAGAAAATATAGCTGCACAATTAGAAAAGAGAGTATCATTCAGAAGAGCTATGAAGCAAAGCATCCAAAGAGGTATGAGACTTGGAGCTAAGGGTGTTAAAACTGCTTGCTCAGGTAGATTAGGTGGAGCTGAAATAGCAAGAACTGAACAATATCACGAAGGAACAATTCCACTACAAACTTTAAGAGCTGACATAGATTATGGATTTGCAGAAGCAGATACAACTTACGGAAAAATCGGAGTAAAAGTTTGGGTTTATAATGGAGAAGTTCTTCCAACTAAAAAAGTTGAAAAGAAGGAAGAAGTTAACGCGTAAGAAAGGAGGAATTAATCATGTTAATGCCTAAAAGAGTTAAGCATCGTAAGGTACAACGTGGTAGAATGAAAGGAAAAGCTACAAGAGGTAATTTCCTTGCATACGGAGATTATGGTATTCAAGCTACTACTTGTGGATGGATTACTAGTAATCAAATAGAATCTGCCAGAATTGCTATAAACAGATATATTAGAAGAGGAGGAAAACTTTGGATAAAGATTTTCCCAGATAAGCCAGTAACTGAAAAGCCAGCTGAAACAAGAATGGGTTCAGGTAAAGGTTCACCAGAATATTGGGTAGCAGTAGTTAAGCCTGGTAGAGTGTTATTCGAATTATCAGGAGTTAATGAAGAAGTTGCAAGAGAAGCTATGAGACTTGCATCACACAAGCTTCCTGTAAAGTGTAAGTTCGTTACAAGAAGAGATTTTGAGGAAATGGGTGGTGAAGAATAATGAAGGCTAGAGAATTAAAAGAATTAAGAGAAA from Clostridium septicum includes these protein-coding regions:
- the rpsS gene encoding 30S ribosomal protein S19, with protein sequence MSRSTKKGPFVHEGLLKKIEEMNASGEKKVVKTWSRSSTIFPQMIGHTIAVHDGRKHVPVFITEDMVGQKLGEFALTRTYRGHDYDEKASRKRK
- the rplW gene encoding 50S ribosomal protein L23, producing the protein MKMTSHDIIRKPVITEKSMAAMAEKKYTFIVHINANKVQIKRAVEEVFGVKVENVQTLRTMGKTKRMGVHVGKRADFKKAIITLTEDSKNIEFFEGMQ
- the rplD gene encoding 50S ribosomal protein L4, whose translation is MPTVGLFNQEGKQVGDIQLNDNVFGVEVNQDAMHQMVVALLANKRQGTQSAKTRAEVRGGGIKPWRQKGTGRARQGSIRAPQWIKGGIVFAPKPRDYRMSVPKSMRRVAMKSALTSKVQEGEMIVLENLTFEAPKTKNMVEVLKAFEAKKTLIVTAESNEAVYKSARNIAGVEVMPVNNINVYDLLKFQKLIITKDAVSKIEEVYA
- a CDS encoding IS91 family transposase; this encodes MKKGKIKRILEDHWKEFEKLYKNKIRPNVKKEVEKVLKCKDTKYGFIELKCNNCNTTKRIGFTCKSRFCTSCGKIYTDNWIDNMLGNLINVRHRHIVFTIPKELREFFGLDRQRLKILPKCAARAVTSWMHSLNRKEEFTPGIVTVIHTFGRDLKWNPHVHMMVTEGGRGNITEWRHIRHISYESLRKRWQKVLLDEITYINGNTKEIKLLKNKLYKEKDKGFYVHAKTEIKSAKTAAKYVGRYVGRPAIAESRILKYDGENVTYKYTRHEDNKVIVETVHVYEFIKRIIRHIPEKNFKMIRYFGIYSRRSKGKFNFIKMIDEKILSIRRSIATWENRILAISGVNPCKCPNCGNKMRFHDIVYPKYGSMRERLRIKIIEENEEKLEKAIENYAITKRILSGKIIPKTT
- the rpsC gene encoding 30S ribosomal protein S3 codes for the protein MGQKVHPHGLRVGVIKDWDAKWYASKKNFADNLIEDNKIREFVKKDLYSAGISKIEIERAAKRIKLNIHTAKPGVIIGKGGSGIEALKVKLAKIVSNKNILINIVEVRNADANAQLMAENIAAQLEKRVSFRRAMKQSIQRGMRLGAKGVKTACSGRLGGAEIARTEQYHEGTIPLQTLRADIDYGFAEADTTYGKIGVKVWVYNGEVLPTKKVEKKEEVNA
- the rplP gene encoding 50S ribosomal protein L16; its protein translation is MLMPKRVKHRKVQRGRMKGKATRGNFLAYGDYGIQATTCGWITSNQIESARIAINRYIRRGGKLWIKIFPDKPVTEKPAETRMGSGKGSPEYWVAVVKPGRVLFELSGVNEEVAREAMRLASHKLPVKCKFVTRRDFEEMGGEE
- the rpsJ gene encoding 30S ribosomal protein S10, producing the protein MSKQKIRIRLKAFDHTILDQSAEKIVETAKSTGAKVAGPVPLPTEKDVVTILRAVHKYKDSREQFEIRTHKRLIDIVNPSPKTVDALMRLNLPAGVDIEIKL
- the rplV gene encoding 50S ribosomal protein L22, which encodes MEARAIAKYVRMSPMKVGVVLDLIRGKNIQEAFAILQYTPKDAAVVINKVLKSAVANAENNHEMDVERLYVADAFVGQGPTLKRFRPHAQGRAFRINKKTSHITLVVKERA
- the tuf gene encoding elongation factor Tu, whose translation is MAKQKFERSKPHVNIGTIGHVDHGKTTLTAAITTVLANRGLAESFKYDEIDKAPEEKERGITINTAHVEYQTDNRHYAHVDCPGHADYVKNMITGAAQMDGAILVCSAADGPMPQTREHILLASRVGVDYIVVFLNKADMVDDEELLELVEMEVRELLSEYNFPGDDIPVIKGSALVALENPTDEKSIAPILELMEAVDSYIPTPERATDKPFLMPVEDVFTITGRGTVATGRVERGVLHVGDEVEIVGLSEESRKVVVTGIEMFRKLLDEAQAGDNVGVLLRGVQRTDIERGQVLAKTGSVKPHSKFVGQVYVLKKEEGGRHTPFFDGYRPQFYFRTTDVTGSIKLPDGMEMVMPGDHIDMNVELITQVAMDEGLRFAIREGGRTVGSGVVTSIIE
- the rplC gene encoding 50S ribosomal protein L3, giving the protein MKKAILGKKIGMTQIFDENGKVIPVTVVEAGPCVVVQKKTIEKDGYEAIQVGFGDVREKLVNKPKKGHFAKAGVSLKRRLKEFRLEDCSTYEVGQEFKADIFAAGEKIDVSGVSKGKGFQGVIKRWNANRGPMTHGSKFHRAVGSMGASSDPSRTFKNKNMPGHMGAVNTTVINLEVVKVIAEKNLILIKGGIPGPNKGTVVIRNAVKA
- the rplB gene encoding 50S ribosomal protein L2 produces the protein MAVKKFRPTTPSRREMTMATFEEVTTSSPEKSLLVSLKKSGGRNAQGKITVRHHGGGAKRKYRIIDFKRNKDGIPAKVASVEYDPNRTAYIALVVYADGEKRYIIAPVGLKVGDVVVSGPEADIKAGNALPLRNIPVGTFVHNIELQAGKGAQMVRSAGTTAQLMAKEGNYATLRLPSGEMRYVRIECRATIGTVSNTTNDIINIGKAGRKRHMGWRPTVRGSVMNPCDHPHGGGEGRSPIGRPSPVTPWGKPALGYKTRKNKKYSDRFIIKRRNDK
- the fusA gene encoding elongation factor G — encoded protein: MARKYPLEKFRNFGIMAHIDAGKTTTTERILFYTGRSHKIGEVHEGAATMDWMVQEQERGITITSAATTCEWQGHELNIIDTPGHVDFTVEVERSLRVLDGAVTVLDAKSGVEPQTETVWRQADKYGVPRMIYVNKMDATGADFFRCVNTVRERLKANAVPIQIPIGSEDQFKGMVDLISNKANVFYDDLGKDVRIEEIPADLVDQAEEYRMAMIEAIAETDESLMEKYLEGEELTEEELMAALRKATIANEIVPCICGSSYKNKGVQEMINGVVDFLPSPLDIPAVKGTTLEGEEATREASDDAPMAALAFKIAADPFVGKLAFTRVYSGVMQSGSYVLNSTKGKKERIGRLVKMHANSREEVEALEAGELGAIIGLKNTTTGDTLCLENDPIILEAMEFPEPVISVAIEPKTKAGQEKMGLALAKLAEEDPTFKTYTDQETGQTIIAGMGELHLEIIVDRLTREFKVECNVGAPQVAYKETIRKGVKAEAKYAKQSGGKGQYGHCVIEMEPTEGEYAFENAIVGGAIPREYIPAIDNGIQEAAKSGVIAGYETINFKVKLVHGSYHDVDSSEMAFKIAGSMAFKNAMAKADPVLLEPMMKVEVTIPEEYMGDVMGDINSRRGRIEGMEAVNGAQIIRSFVPLSEMFGYATTLRSRTQGRGTYSMVFDHFEEVPKSIQEKIKGER